The following nucleotide sequence is from Posidoniimonas corsicana.
ACTAGGTGTGCATCTTGACGGACACTACCCACGTGGTCGATCTGGACACCGAGCTGATCCTCGCGGCGGAGGTCTACGAGGCGGACCACAGCGACGCGCAGACGCTGGCGGACAGCCTGGTTGAGGCGGTGATCAACACCGAGCAGGCGGGCGTCGAGCAGGAGATCGAGGAGGCCGTCGCGGACAAGGGCTACCAAACGGCCTCGCAGTTGGAGCTGGTCCAGTGGCTCGGTTTCCGCACCTATGTCCCCGAGCCAGAGCGGAAGCACAAGTCGCGTTGGACCAACAAGCCGCCGGAGCACAAGGACGCGGTGTACGCCAACCGCCGCCGCACCAAGACCGAGAAGAACAAGCGGCTGCA
It contains:
- a CDS encoding transposase, yielding MTDTTHVVDLDTELILAAEVYEADHSDAQTLADSLVEAVINTEQAGVEQEIEEAVADKGYQTASQLELVQWLGFRTYVPEPERKHKSRWTNKPPEHKDAVYANRRRTKTEKNKRLQRLRSERVERSFAHVCETGGSRRTWLHGIDKVRKRLLCSAMTRNLGLVMRRLFGCGTPRGLQKEGAFAAAAQTAWLAIRRLVALLAIMSRSGPAIQNNHHTTCRLTSPPGQYQYLC